Proteins encoded by one window of Bacteroidota bacterium:
- a CDS encoding ATP-binding cassette domain-containing protein, which translates to MARPNYNSNGASTDEPTKAKINQENLRQSLFLFTYLKPYRTKFIWALICIALSAFSTSAFPFLLGKMIDAAVPGAATVINNPSLTAIAAPAGASGLRHISWSLNTLVILIFVQLTIQMLFSFMRVYLLTEVGEKALADMRKDVYRKLLSMPMSFFTEKRVGELSSRISSDLSQIQDAISFTLAEFLRGIFTLIIGLAFIFWISAKLALIMLSVVPVIAILAVVIGKYIRKMSKKAQDQLAESGTIVQETFQGISIVKAFTSEFFETARYSKSVLSVVETAIRNARYRGAFISFMIFSVFGTIAFVMWCGANMIKAGELTPGLLTMFVIFSVFVGGTFAGFADMFSQLQKTLGATQSVREILRMQGEEVDMNNDPVMPEYKLKGQVRFQHAAFSYPSRPDVTVLRDVTLTVRAGEQIAVVGPSGAGKSTIASLLLRFYEPQSGSIFFDERNATTFPLSQLRKQTAFVPQDVILFGGSIKENIAYGKPDATDAEIMDAASKANADEFINRFPEGYDTIVGERGIKLSGGQRQRIAIARAILKNPAILILDEATSSLDSESEALVQDALERLMKNRTSFVIAHRLSTIRNANKIVVLDRGIVVETGTHDELLANTKGLYRKLSEMQFEYAPNGA; encoded by the coding sequence ATGGCTCGTCCAAACTATAATAGTAACGGTGCATCAACCGATGAACCAACAAAAGCAAAAATAAATCAGGAGAACCTAAGGCAATCGCTTTTTCTTTTCACTTATTTAAAACCATACCGCACCAAATTTATTTGGGCGCTTATATGCATCGCACTATCAGCCTTCAGCACTAGTGCATTCCCTTTTTTATTGGGCAAGATGATAGATGCTGCTGTGCCGGGTGCTGCTACAGTAATTAATAATCCATCGCTTACTGCTATTGCTGCCCCTGCAGGGGCAAGCGGGCTTCGCCATATTTCATGGAGCTTAAACACGCTTGTCATTTTAATATTTGTACAACTCACTATACAAATGCTTTTTTCATTTATGCGCGTTTATTTGCTTACCGAGGTTGGCGAAAAAGCACTTGCCGATATGCGCAAAGATGTGTACCGCAAACTGCTAAGCATGCCGATGAGTTTTTTCACCGAAAAAAGAGTAGGCGAATTAAGTAGCCGCATATCCTCCGACCTTTCGCAAATTCAGGATGCAATATCGTTTACACTTGCCGAATTTTTGCGAGGCATATTTACCTTGATCATAGGGCTGGCATTTATTTTCTGGATAAGTGCTAAGTTAGCGCTTATTATGCTATCGGTAGTTCCTGTAATTGCCATACTGGCTGTGGTTATTGGCAAGTACATACGCAAGATGAGTAAGAAGGCGCAGGATCAACTTGCCGAAAGTGGCACCATTGTGCAGGAAACATTTCAGGGCATCAGCATAGTAAAAGCATTTACGAGCGAGTTTTTTGAAACTGCACGTTACAGCAAAAGTGTTTTATCGGTGGTTGAAACAGCCATACGTAATGCACGTTACCGTGGTGCCTTTATTTCGTTCATGATATTCAGCGTGTTTGGCACCATTGCTTTTGTAATGTGGTGCGGTGCCAATATGATAAAAGCCGGAGAGCTTACCCCGGGCTTGCTAACCATGTTTGTTATTTTTTCTGTTTTTGTGGGTGGAACGTTTGCCGGCTTTGCCGACATGTTTAGCCAGTTGCAAAAAACATTGGGCGCAACACAAAGTGTGCGCGAAATACTGCGCATGCAAGGCGAAGAGGTAGACATGAACAATGATCCGGTAATGCCCGAATATAAATTAAAGGGCCAAGTGCGTTTTCAACATGCCGCTTTCAGTTATCCCTCGAGGCCCGATGTAACCGTGTTGCGTGATGTAACCCTTACCGTACGTGCTGGTGAACAAATTGCTGTGGTAGGGCCAAGCGGTGCAGGCAAAAGCACCATTGCTTCTTTGTTGTTACGCTTTTACGAACCACAAAGCGGCAGCATATTTTTTGATGAGCGCAATGCCACCACCTTTCCGCTTTCGCAATTGCGAAAGCAGACGGCCTTTGTACCACAGGATGTAATTCTTTTTGGTGGAAGCATAAAGGAAAACATCGCCTATGGTAAACCCGATGCTACCGATGCAGAAATTATGGATGCAGCATCTAAAGCAAATGCCGATGAATTTATCAATCGTTTTCCCGAAGGTTACGATACCATTGTTGGCGAACGCGGAATAAAACTTTCGGGAGGGCAAAGGCAACGCATTGCTATTGCAAGAGCTATTTTAAAAAATCCGGCCATTCTAATTCTTGACGAAGCCACAAGTTCGCTCGACAGTGAAAGCGAAGCACTGGTGCAAGATGCCCTTGAGCGACTGATGAAAAACCGCACTTCGTTTGTTATAGCACATCGATTATCTACCATTCGCAATGCCAATAAAATTGTGGTGCTCGACAGAGGCATTGTTGTTGAAACAGGAACGCACGATGAGTTGCTTGCCAATACCAAAGGTCTATATCGTAAGTTAAGCGAGATGCAGTTTGAATATGCTCCGAATGGAGCATAG
- a CDS encoding SBBP repeat-containing protein, whose protein sequence is MNLNLSNTREARFLPGVVKYCYVFTIALVLLAFAGANAQAPDWQWAKGIGGTGGDLSYSIAVDKTGNIYTTGTFSGTVDFDPGVGVFNLTSTGSSDIFISKYDNSGNFIWAKSAGGTSSSYSYSNSVATDFSGNIFITGVFVGPTITFGTTTLTNVGTSGFDIFLTKYDSNGNVIWAKSAGGNWSDQSLSVSTDISGNVFITGLFSYQITFGTTPLTGAGDLDIFIVKYDSSGNVLWAKSEGGTGDDRGYCVATDANGNIFITGPFDSPTITFGATTLTKGGITDIFIAKYDSSGNVLWAKRAGGTKYDIGISVATDASGNVFMTGYFGSPTIKFGTTTLTKTGVNSLDIFITKYNPNGNVLWAKGAGGTAGEIGYSVATDTSGNAFVSGYFASPTITFGTTTLSNAGSNDIFITKYSASGNVLWAKGVGGIDSDVGHSVCTNTSGDVFITGYFSSPNLIFWNYYFNQSGQ, encoded by the coding sequence ATGAATTTAAATCTGTCAAACACCAGAGAGGCACGTTTTTTACCGGGAGTGGTAAAATACTGCTACGTATTTACGATAGCCTTAGTGCTATTAGCATTTGCAGGTGCAAATGCACAAGCGCCTGACTGGCAATGGGCAAAGGGAATAGGAGGAACAGGAGGTGACTTGAGCTACTCCATTGCCGTTGATAAAACAGGAAATATATATACGACTGGTACTTTTAGCGGAACCGTTGATTTCGATCCGGGTGTTGGTGTATTTAATTTAACGTCAACAGGGAGTTCTGATATTTTTATTTCCAAGTACGACAATTCAGGCAATTTCATTTGGGCTAAGAGCGCAGGCGGCACTTCTTCCAGTTACAGCTACAGTAATAGTGTTGCAACCGATTTTAGCGGAAATATATTTATTACAGGCGTATTTGTGGGACCTACTATAACGTTTGGTACAACTACTTTAACAAATGTAGGCACAAGCGGTTTTGATATTTTTTTAACAAAATATGATTCAAATGGAAATGTGATTTGGGCTAAGAGCGCTGGAGGTAATTGGTCTGATCAGAGCTTAAGTGTTAGCACAGATATAAGTGGAAATGTATTTATTACTGGATTATTTTCTTACCAAATCACTTTTGGAACTACGCCTCTGACTGGTGCAGGAGATCTAGATATCTTTATTGTAAAATATGATTCAAGCGGAAATGTGCTTTGGGCCAAGAGTGAAGGCGGCACTGGTGATGATCGAGGTTATTGTGTTGCTACCGATGCGAATGGGAATATATTTATTACAGGCCCCTTTGATAGCCCTACCATCACCTTTGGCGCTACGACATTAACAAAGGGAGGCATCACTGATATTTTTATAGCTAAATATGATTCAAGCGGAAATGTGCTTTGGGCTAAGCGCGCAGGCGGCACTAAATACGATATTGGCATCAGTGTTGCTACCGATGCAAGCGGAAATGTCTTTATGACAGGGTATTTCGGTAGTCCTACAATCAAATTTGGAACTACGACTTTAACGAAGACAGGCGTAAATAGCCTTGATATTTTTATAACAAAATATAATCCAAATGGAAATGTGCTTTGGGCAAAGGGTGCTGGGGGCACAGCTGGCGAAATTGGCTATAGTGTTGCAACTGATACAAGTGGGAATGCATTTGTTAGCGGCTATTTTGCTAGTCCAACCATCACCTTTGGAACAACTACTTTATCTAATGCAGGAAGTAATGATATATTTATTACAAAATACAGTGCAAGTGGAAATGTGCTTTGGGCAAAAGGTGTTGGCGGTATTGATTCTGATGTAGGTCATAGTGTTTGTACAAATACAAGTGGGGATGTATTTATAACTGGCTATTTTAGTTCACCCAATTTGATTTTTTGGAACTACTACTTTAACCAATCAGGGCAATAA
- a CDS encoding T9SS type A sorting domain-containing protein, with protein MYYRWFYGTVDFDPNVGVFNLTAAYSYDCFILKIDSSGNLVWAKSIGRSPSPGNGIGIAVDKSGNVYSTGQFGGTFDFDPGTGVFHLTSKGSDDIYVLKLDALGNFVWAKSIGSSGQDIGLSIDVDSSGNAYTSGVFQGTADFDPGVGVFNLTVSSGYDIFVSKLNSSGNFVWAKSIKNGNSGPYGFYGSGITVDDNKNAYLISPYSAASITFGATIITNKGPSDIFIAKLSNDTITDPCANITCNINPGAFATNVSNAGCNNGTIKVKRGNGVYNFYPHIELYKDANLVTFIDLSPGTLEYTFSNLIPGKYTVKVSDGLCCQITFFRNIKCRAPSSGFQASNVAAQSVDLTWNVVNCAEGYRVQFRPVGTTFWYARNTNGNTGTISITGLLPNTTYEWRVGTKCPGWPTTQNTIAYSPKSSFKTTALRVGEIITETNFTNEAVALNLFPNPATYTLTVNFEAEDEMANLKVVNTVGQVVYQKQLSATDGIYEEQLDVSNFSNGMYLLLVETANSISRKNFVKE; from the coding sequence TTGTATTACAGGTGGTTTTACGGCACCGTTGATTTTGATCCTAATGTAGGAGTATTTAATCTAACAGCTGCGTATAGTTATGATTGTTTTATACTAAAAATTGATAGCTCCGGCAATTTGGTTTGGGCTAAATCAATTGGACGTTCTCCATCTCCTGGAAATGGAATAGGTATAGCTGTTGATAAATCTGGAAACGTTTACTCAACCGGCCAATTTGGGGGTACTTTTGATTTTGATCCTGGTACAGGTGTGTTCCATTTAACTTCAAAAGGTTCAGATGATATTTATGTTTTAAAGTTAGATGCTTTAGGAAATTTTGTTTGGGCAAAATCAATAGGGAGTTCGGGACAAGACATTGGACTTTCCATTGATGTTGATTCATCAGGAAACGCTTACACTAGTGGGGTTTTTCAAGGCACTGCTGATTTTGATCCCGGTGTTGGAGTATTCAATCTAACTGTAAGTTCCGGATACGATATTTTTGTTTCCAAGTTAAACAGTTCAGGAAATTTTGTTTGGGCGAAGTCTATTAAAAATGGAAACTCGGGGCCTTACGGATTTTATGGCAGCGGCATTACTGTTGATGATAATAAGAACGCTTATCTCATAAGTCCATATTCGGCTGCTTCAATTACATTTGGTGCTACAATCATTACAAATAAAGGTCCATCGGACATATTCATTGCAAAGCTTAGTAATGACACAATTACTGATCCATGCGCCAACATCACCTGCAACATCAACCCGGGGGCATTTGCAACCAATGTTTCAAATGCTGGCTGTAATAATGGAACCATAAAAGTAAAACGTGGCAATGGCGTTTATAACTTCTATCCACACATTGAATTATATAAAGATGCTAATCTTGTAACGTTTATTGATTTGAGCCCCGGCACTTTAGAATATACTTTCTCTAACCTTATACCCGGCAAGTATACTGTAAAAGTATCTGATGGTTTATGCTGTCAAATTACCTTCTTCAGAAACATAAAATGCCGTGCGCCCTCGTCAGGTTTTCAGGCATCAAACGTTGCTGCCCAAAGTGTAGATTTAACATGGAATGTAGTTAATTGTGCCGAAGGGTATCGTGTTCAGTTCCGTCCGGTGGGCACAACCTTCTGGTATGCAAGGAATACAAATGGTAACACCGGTACCATAAGCATAACCGGTTTGCTACCAAATACTACCTACGAATGGAGAGTGGGCACTAAATGTCCTGGTTGGCCAACCACACAAAACACCATTGCTTACTCCCCCAAATCATCATTCAAAACAACGGCATTGCGAGTTGGCGAAATTATTACCGAAACAAACTTTACGAATGAAGCAGTTGCATTAAATCTATTTCCAAACCCAGCAACATATACACTCACCGTTAACTTCGAAGCCGAAGACGAAATGGCCAATTTGAAAGTGGTAAATACAGTGGGACAAGTTGTATATCAAAAACAGCTGAGTGCTACCGATGGAATTTACGAAGAGCAACTTGATGTATCCAACTTTAGCAATGGCATGTATCTGTTGTTAGTAGAAACTGCTAATAGTATAAGCCGCAAAAATTTTGTAAAAGAGTAA
- a CDS encoding rhodanese-like domain-containing protein, whose amino-acid sequence MHIDDILKSETHTILDVRSKEEFEQGHVEGAINIPVEEVVNEIERISQMPHPIVLCCESGRRSRQAHIYLSQHGIVNTFNGPTWLEIHDIKIKNNKA is encoded by the coding sequence ATGCATATAGATGATATATTAAAAAGCGAAACGCATACTATACTAGATGTTCGCTCTAAGGAAGAGTTTGAACAAGGGCATGTTGAAGGAGCAATAAATATTCCGGTAGAAGAGGTAGTAAATGAAATAGAACGCATAAGCCAAATGCCTCACCCGATAGTGCTTTGCTGCGAATCGGGCAGGCGAAGCCGGCAAGCACATATCTATCTTTCGCAACACGGTATTGTCAATACATTTAATGGCCCCACCTGGCTCGAGATACACGATATAAAAATAAAAAATAATAAGGCGTAA
- a CDS encoding SBBP repeat-containing protein has protein sequence MLNVITDADSKSKVSTHLGKSILCFLAILISLVFFVSDKVNAQAPDWQWAKGIGGTGDDRGGSIAVDDSGNIYTTGNFNGTVDFDPGVGVFNLTSAGSYDIFISKFDSLGNFVWAIRMGGTGDDGTDWVAGRCIVLDASGNIYTTGYFSGTADFDPSPSVYNLTSAGSIDIYVAKVGNQGNFIWARKMGGTAQDLANSIALDANNNVYTSGRFAGTSDFDPGPGLYNLTQSGVWFDIFISKLDNAGNFVWAKHIGSTNYEQALDMRSDGSGNICITGGFTAPLILILM, from the coding sequence ATGTTAAACGTAATTACAGATGCAGATTCAAAAAGCAAAGTTTCCACGCATTTGGGAAAATCAATACTTTGCTTCTTGGCTATACTTATTTCATTAGTCTTTTTTGTTTCTGATAAAGTAAATGCACAAGCGCCCGATTGGCAATGGGCAAAAGGAATAGGAGGAACAGGAGATGACAGAGGCGGGTCAATTGCTGTTGACGATTCTGGAAATATATATACGACAGGTAATTTTAACGGAACCGTTGATTTTGATCCGGGAGTAGGGGTGTTCAATTTAACATCAGCCGGAAGCTATGATATATTTATTTCAAAGTTCGACAGTTTAGGCAATTTCGTTTGGGCAATAAGAATGGGCGGAACCGGAGATGATGGTACAGATTGGGTTGCAGGGAGATGTATTGTCCTTGATGCATCAGGAAATATTTACACAACAGGCTATTTTAGTGGCACAGCCGACTTTGACCCATCACCTTCTGTATATAATTTAACATCAGCAGGAAGTATAGATATTTATGTTGCAAAGGTTGGCAATCAAGGCAATTTTATTTGGGCAAGAAAAATGGGTGGCACTGCTCAGGACCTAGCCAATTCAATTGCTTTGGATGCAAATAATAATGTTTATACAAGCGGGCGATTTGCTGGCACATCAGATTTTGATCCCGGCCCTGGGCTTTACAATTTAACTCAGTCAGGGGTGTGGTTTGATATTTTTATTTCCAAATTAGATAATGCCGGCAATTTCGTTTGGGCAAAACATATTGGCAGTACAAATTATGAACAGGCATTGGATATGAGATCCGATGGATCAGGTAATATTTGTATTACAGGTGGTTTTACGGCACCGTTGATTTTGATCCTAATGTAG
- a CDS encoding T9SS type A sorting domain-containing protein produces MISSVDLGVNAKKHTFSNLKPGSYTVKVFDNNCCEKVFVAYVKCAPPSSGFVTTNITTTSARLNWDIVNCAIGYRVQYRKLGDTTWTTTSINSNIGKKNLYLLQPNTTYEWHVATKCIGALSFPVYGPSVNQLFATAALKSGQLQDAYFTELFDIIIKPNPASKIITVNFETGNSTAVLKVINTMGQTVFEKQLIGDDGIYEEQLDVSRFINGIYFLVVETENGVSRGKFVKE; encoded by the coding sequence ATGATAAGTTCAGTAGACTTAGGCGTAAATGCAAAAAAACACACATTCTCTAATCTGAAGCCTGGTAGCTATACGGTAAAGGTGTTTGATAATAACTGCTGTGAAAAGGTTTTTGTTGCTTACGTAAAATGCGCGCCTCCATCATCTGGCTTTGTAACCACCAATATCACAACAACAAGCGCAAGGCTTAACTGGGATATAGTAAATTGTGCCATTGGTTATCGGGTGCAATACCGCAAACTGGGAGATACTACTTGGACCACTACGAGCATAAATTCAAACATTGGCAAAAAAAATCTCTACCTACTACAGCCAAATACCACTTATGAGTGGCACGTGGCCACCAAGTGCATTGGTGCTTTATCATTCCCTGTGTATGGCCCTTCTGTCAATCAACTATTTGCAACTGCAGCTTTAAAATCCGGTCAACTTCAGGATGCTTATTTTACTGAATTGTTTGACATTATTATCAAACCCAATCCGGCATCAAAAATAATCACCGTAAACTTTGAAACAGGAAATTCAACTGCTGTTTTGAAAGTGATTAATACAATGGGACAAACTGTTTTTGAAAAACAATTGATAGGTGATGACGGAATTTACGAAGAGCAACTTGATGTAAGCAGATTCATCAACGGTATTTATTTTTTGGTTGTTGAAACTGAGAATGGAGTTAGCAGAGGGAAGTTTGTAAAGGAATAA